A region from the Tachysurus vachellii isolate PV-2020 chromosome 25, HZAU_Pvac_v1, whole genome shotgun sequence genome encodes:
- the LOC132840203 gene encoding protein rapunzel-like — MSNMDLMSEWLMENRDKIEKGVEILGKSCAILAATVGKFNPILEAVFNVSAELLSNPESKESKYLSEQFVKVNQKLEKIQGEIKNIELVMQRSSVNIQNFKFQANIMSQYEYFQYIFTAKPEYKKLKRDEFLIYFEKFEGEKNLECLYDAIMIENTSGQTMLDIIVETEQRSRRAVEEFCANLKKLFVVGIISLLGYTALKKDSVDQEMLKTWLARMEDVEKHMKAAVDECVNNFAEQAKSDIDEMLQVKQSSVDPEFTKFLLEALVKKYYWVSWSVRVFNDDDSKIVKCMFGKKHHINGGVDNYFEHLCGNKIRVVVSFTADPKPLDKNQIKDQIENENGDVDSVAESLSKSFPNCLVHAINRSTNVEEANNFEPEHLYYNSHKKAHICIHSE, encoded by the coding sequence ATGTCCAATATGGATTTAATGTCAGAATGGCTTATGGAGAACAGGGACAAGATCGAAAAGGGAGTAGAGATCCTAGGCAAAAGCTGTGCGATCCTTGCAGCCACTGTAGGCAAGTTCAATCCCATCCTGGAGGCAGTATTTAATGTCTCCGCTGAGCTCCTTAGCAACCCAGAGAGCAAAGAGTCTAAGTATCTTTCTGAGCAGTTTGTGAAGGTCAACCAGAAGCTGGAAAAGATCCAGGGTGAGATTAAAAATATAGAGCTGGTGATGCAGCGATCATCTGTGAACATCCAGAACTTCAAATTCCAAGCAAACATAATGAGTCAGTATGAATATTTTCAGTATATTTTCACAGCCAAACCTGAGTATAAGAAGTTGAAGCGAGATGAGTTCCTCATCTACTTTGAGAAATTTGAGGGGGAAAAGAACCTTGAATGCTTATATGATGCTATCATGATAGAGAACACCTCTGGACAGACAATGCTGGACATTATAGTGGAAACTGAGCAGCGGAGCAGGAGGGCAGTGGAGGAATTCTGTGCTAACCTGAAGAAGCTGTTTGTGGTTGGGATCATCTCACTGTTGGGCTACACTGCACTAAAGAAAGACTCTGTGGATCAGGAAATGCTGAAGACATGGCTTGCCCGCATGGAGGATGTGGAGAAGCACATGAAGGCAGcagtggatgagtgtgtgaacaACTTTGCTGAGCAAGCCAAGTCTGATATAGATGAGATGCTCCAGGTGAAGCAGAGCAGTGTCGACCCTGAGTTTACTAAATTCCTACTGGAGGCTCTTGTGAAGAAGTATTACTGGGTCTCCTGGTCAGTCCGggtgtttaatgatgatgatagcAAAATTGTGAAGTGTATGTTTGGGAAGAAGCACCATATAAATGGTGGAGTTGAcaattattttgaacatttgtGCGGTAATAAAATAAGGGTGGTGGTGTCTTTCACTGCAGACCCTAAACCACTTGACAAGAACCAGATAAAGGATCAAATAGAGAACGAGAACGGTGACGTGGATTCTGTGGCTGAGTCTCTGAGCAAAAGTTTTCCCAACTGCCTTGTCCATGCCATAAATCGCTCTACAAATGTAGAGGAAGCTAATAATTTTGAGCCTGAGCACCTTTATTATAATTCtcacaaaaaagcacacatctgtatTCACTCTGAATAA